The following coding sequences are from one Gossypium hirsutum isolate 1008001.06 chromosome A12, Gossypium_hirsutum_v2.1, whole genome shotgun sequence window:
- the LOC107926268 gene encoding protein Mpv17 — MEALGGNGAFWGWKLPEIRNTKRPFPSKSKSSDSSAESTGSRGYRFPLKQAVTASSLALTGDTIAQLSSHWRKRKDSISGSSDTSKDIMPSVISDHDWLRALRMTSYGFLLYGPGSYAWYKYLDHCLPHQTPQNIILKVLLNQIVLGPCVIGVVFAWNNLWLGKLSELPNKYQKDALPTLFYGFRFWIPVSLLNFWMVPLQARVAFMSVGSIFWNFYLSSTMSK, encoded by the exons ATGGAGGCATTGGGCGGTAATGGCGCGTTTTGGGGTTGGAAACTTCCAGAGATAAGAAACACAAAGAGGCCGTTTCCGTCAAAGTCGAAATCCTCGGATTCATCCGCAGAGTCAACGGGCAGTCGAGGCTACCGTTTCCCGTTGAAGCAAGCGGTGACAGCTTCCTCACTCGCTCTCACAGGCGATACTATTGCTCAACTAAGCTCCCATTGGAGAAAACGGAAAGATTCCATTTCTGGTTCCAGTGATACAAGTAAG GATATCATGCCAAGCGTCATTTCAGATCATGATTGGCTTCGTGCCTTGAGGATGACTTCTTATGGTTTCCTTTTATATGGTCCTGGTTCATATGCTTGGTATAAATATCTGGATCACTGTTTGCCACATCAGACAccacaaaatataattttgaag GTTTTACTAAACCAGATAGTGCTTGGTCCTTGTGTAATTGGTGTTGTCTTTGCATGGAACAATTTATGGCTAGGAAAGCTCTCAGAGCTTCCTAACAAATATCAGAAGGATGCTCTCCCAACACTGTTTTATG GATTTAGGTTTTGGATCCCCGTCAGCTTGTTGAATTTTTG GATGGTCCCTCTTCAAGCCCGTGTAGCTTTCATGTCCGTAGGATCCATTTTTTGGAACTTTTACTTGTCGTCAACTATGAGCAAGTAG